The Deinococcus hopiensis KR-140 sequence GCCATCACCGCCTCCGTGCCCGAGGCCGACGTGATGGCCCGGGCCGTGCACCACCGCGACTTCTGGCTGCTGTCGGCCACCTTCTTCGTATGCGGCGCGACGAGCAATGGCCTCATCGGCACCCATTTCATCGCCTACTGCGGCGACCTGGGCCTGACGCCGGGCTTCGCGGCGGGCATGCTGGCGGTGATGGGGGCCTTCAATTTCGTGGGCACCCTTGCCAGCGGGTACCTGACGGACCGGGTGGACCCCCGCTTCCTGCTGGGGGCCTATTACGCCTTCCGGGGCGTCAGCCTGGCGCTGCTGCCCTTCGTGCCGCCGGGCTACAGCCTGACCGCGTTTGCCCTGCTGTTTGGCCTGGACTATATCGCCACCGTGCCGCCTACCATCGCCCTGACTGCCGACACCTTCGGGCGGGCGAACGTGGGCACGGTCTACGGCTGGATCTTCTGCGCCCACCAGGTTGGCGCGGCCCTCGCCTCCTGGCTGGGCGGCGTGTCGCGCGACGCTCTGGGCAGCTACAGCGCGGCCTTTCTCGCGGCGGCGGTACTGGCGGGGGCAGGGGCCTTGCTCGCGGCGAACATCACGGCTCCAGTGCGGCGAGCGGCGGCGTAGAGCATCTGTTCAAATGGCGCCGCGCGTGAAAAGGCACCCCCACGGCGCCCCATTCTCCCCCATGCGCATTCCGCTCGCCGTGCCCGGTCAGAAAGAAGTCCGCACGTTGACACATGCTCTCAACCGGATTCCGCGTGTTTCGTTCGCAAACCGCAACCCACCGGTGTGCCGACTCCATGCCCGGAACCGGTTTTTCTCCTGCCCGCTGCGCTTCGCAGCTTTGCAAGTCCGCCTGGACTGAACCGTAAAGATTTCGGCTGATCCGGAATGCAGTCACGGGCCAACCCGAGCGGAGCGAGCAGAAAAACGGTGACGGAGAGGCGCAGAATCACCGGAGCGGAGGGGACGGAAACCGTATCACTTCGTCAACAATGGGGTCGGCCGTATAAGGGTGACCACTCGCCAGCAAACGGAAACGCCCCAGCCGTGGCTGGGGCGTTTCCGTCTGCTGCTGATCTTGCTGGCGAGTGGCCGCTTCCTTACCGGCTGGCGCTCACGCTCGCCCGGGGCTCCAGCGCGTAAAAGGCCACGATGGCGATCAATGTGCCCACCCAGCCGGGTGCAGAGCCCAGGGAGAGGGTAAAGGGACGGCCCAGCACCGTCGAGCCGAGCTGGCCCACGAGCTGCTCGCCCTGCTGCTGCGCCACCACGTTCCAGCCCACAATGGGCTCGCCGAAAAAGCCGGTCACGCGGTCCACGCCGCGCAACACCAGCTTCTGGTTGCCCACGTTGCCGCGCAGCTCGCCCTCTTCCAGTTCCACACGCACGGGTTCGCTGCCAACGGTGCCCTGCACGCCCCGTTCGGTGATTTCCAGGTCGATGTCCTTGCCGTGCAGCCTGCCGCCCGCGCGGCCCGAGATTCTGTCGCCGTCGATGGCGCAGCGGATCATGTATCCGTCTGCCTCGCCCAGACGACCCTTGATGAGATCTTCCATGACCGGGAGTATAGCGGGGAGTGTGGCCCTCAGCACCCTGAAGGCCCACCCCCACCCTCGGTCCCACCTCTCAGAACCGGGTCACCTGCCCGGTCCGCTCGAAATAGGCCCGCCGCCGCAGCACCGGCCCACCCTCGCCCAGCCGCGCCTTCGGGGCATTCCAGCGCTCGAAGAGAACGCGCAGGGCCGCGCCCAGCAGCGCCGCTCCGTACCAATCGGGCACCGGGGCGGAAAAGCGCAACGTTTCGCCGTCCCAGGCCAGATGCGGGCAGGACTCGTCTCGGGCAGGCCAGAACATGCCGCCCCGCTCCCCGAGGCGCTGAGCACGGACGGTGAGGGGCGGCTCGCGCACTTCCTCGTCGAACTGCGCCGCACCGTAGGCTTCGGCGTACAGCCCATACAGATGCTGCCGAAGCTGGTGGGCCTGGGCGCGCAGCCGGGCCTCCTCGCGACCCGTGAGCGTGCCGGGCGCGGCGTCGAGTTCCCGGCGAACCTCGGCCAGTTGCGTTTCCACCGGTACCAGACGCTGCCGGGCGGTGGGCAGCGGCGGTGGCGGTGGGGGATCGCCCGTCAGCGTGCGCGCGGGATCGCTGTACTCGCGTGAGCCCCAGCCCTGCGGCTCGCGCAGCGTCCGGTCCTCAATGACCCACAGCCGGTTGGCGACCTCGCGGGCAAAGCGGCGGTCGTGGGTCACGATCACCACCGCGCCCGCGTAAGCGTGAACCGCCCCCTCCAGCGCCTGCAAGGCCTCCACGTCGAGGTGATTGGTGGGCTCGTCGAGCAGCAGCAGGTCTGCGCGCAGCGCGCTGACGAGGGCCAGCCCTGCCCGCGCCCGCTCACCGCCTGAAAGCACTTCGGGGGTCTTGGGCCAGTCCTGCGCGGTGAAGCCCGCGCGTCCCAGCAGGCCGTTCGTGCGGTTGCCAAACTGCCGCTCGAACTGGGCGTGCAGCCCCTCGCCCGGCGTCAGGCCGTGCCAGGTCTGGTCCAGGCTGGCGACTGTCACGCCGCTCGCCACCCGCAGCACGGGTTCGGGCGGGCCAGGATCGGGGTAGAGTTCTCCGGCCAGCAGCCGCATCAGCGTGGTCTTGCCCGTGCCGTTCGCGCCCATCAGGGCCACCCGGTCGCCTTGCCGCAGCTTGAAGGCCGCGCCTTCCAGCACGGCCCGCTCGCCGTAGGTCTTGGAGAGGTGCTCACCCCAGGCCACCAGCCGCGCCCGAGCGGTTCCGGCCAGCAGGCGCATCCGGATCTGCCGCTCGGGCAGGGGGGCCTCGGTGACGGGCAGGCGGGCGGTGCGGGTCTTCAGGGCGCGGGAGCGGCGGCCCCAGCGGTCCAGTTGCTCCACGCTTCCGGCCAAGCGGGCGGCCTCGCGCGCTGAGACGTGCGCCGCGTGGATCTGGGTACGGCGTTCGAGCTCCCGCTGCGCGGCGGCCCGGGAATAACCGCCCGGGTATTCGGTGCCCCGTCCACCCTCCAGCCAGAGGCTGCGCGTCGCCACGGCGTCCAGAAAATCGCGGTCATGGCTGGTAAGCAGCACGCCGCCAGGAAAGGCGCGCAGCAGGCCCTCCAGCCATTCACGCATGCGGACGTCAAGGTGATTCGTCGGCTCGTCGAGGATCAGCAGGTCCGGCTCACGGGCCAACGCCAGCGCGAGGGCGAGGCGCGTACGCTCGCCGCCTGAGAGCGTGGCGGCCTCGCGGTTCAGGAACCGGGTGAGGTCAAGCATGCCCAGAATGCGGGCGGTGCGGGTGGGCCAGGTGTAGGCTTCGGCGTCCTGCAAACGCGTGTGGAGCGTGCTCCAGGCTGCCAGCGCGTCCGGGTCCCCCAGGTTCGCCTCCAGCGCGAGCAGTTCGGTCTCCAGCTCGCGGTAGGGGTGCGCCGCGTCCACCAGTTCGCGTACCGTCAGGCCCGGCGGATGGGCATGATGCTGCGCCAGGACCGCCACGCGCAGTCCTGGCGCCTGCCAGATGCGGCCCTCCTCGGACCGCAGCTCGCCCGTCAGCACCCGCAGCAGCGTCGTCTTGCCCGCTCCGTTGCGCCCGAGCAGAGCCACGCGCTCGCCCAACGTTACCGTCAACGACACGTCGTCCAGCACGGTCCGCTCCCCAAAGGTGAGCGAGACGAACTCGGCGGCGAGGAGCGTGGGCATTCTGGGGAGGAGGGTAGCAGAGGAGCGCGCCCCTTCTACATGGGAACGTTGGCTTACCCTCCATGCCCGAAAGAGAGATGGGCAGCCTCTCCCCCCGCGGACCCCCGCTATCATCTCCGCTGATGTCCGCTCCATCCCCCGCCGCTCCCTACACCGTCGCTGCCCTCTACCAGTTCCGCCCGCTGGGCAATCCGGCGGGCTTGCGCGAAGCGCTGCTGAACTTGGGCCGACGCCTGGAGCTGTGCGGCACCCTGATCCTCGCGCCCGAGGGCATCAATGGCACGGTGGCGGGCCCGCGCGAGGCAATTACCGAACTGCACGCCTTTTTGCTGGAAGCCGGCTTTGACCGCCTGGAATACAAGGAGTCGCAGAGCGCCGAGAAACCCTTCAAGCGGCTGAAGGTGCGCCTGAAGCGGGAGACCGTGACGCTGGGTGTGCCGACCGAGCCCCTCGCGCAGGTGGGGCGCTACGTGGAGCCGCAAGGCTGGAACGCGCTGCTCGCGGATCCCGACGTGCTGGTGATCGACACGCGCAACCGCTACGAGGTCAAGGCAGGCACTTTTCAGGGTGCAGTCAATCCCGAGATCGGCAGCTTCCGCGAGTTTCCAGCGTGGGTGAACGAGCACCTTCAGGACAGCCGGGGCCGCAAGATCGCCATGTTCTGCACGGGCGGTATCCGCTGCGAGAAGTCCACCAGCTTGCTGCTGGGCATGGGCTTTGCGGACGTGTACCACCTGAGGGGCGGCATCCTGAAGTACCTGGAGGACGTGCCGGTGGAGGAGAGCCGCTGGGAGGGCGAGTGCTTCGTGTTCGACGGCCGGGTGACGGTGGGCCACGGCCTGACGCCGGGAGGGGGCGAGATGTGCCACTCGTGCGGCGGGCCGCTGACGCCGGAAGAAACGCGGCACAGACACTTTGAGCGGGGCGTGAGTTGCGAGCACTGCTTCGCCCAGACCACCGCCGAGCAGAAGGCCAGCTTCCGCGAGCGGCAACGGCTGTATGAGCGGGGGACAGAGCGGGTGGGATAGGGCGGGGCTCCGCGCGCTCCTTTTCGGAGTACCAGAATGTCCGCAGCGATGACCACCAAGTGCCCCAAGCCAGCTCTGAACGGGCGACACCCGGGAGCGCCGTGACCCCACCACCGATTCCCTTTTCGCTGGTGGGCCTGTGGCTGTACCCGGTCAAGTCTCTGGCGGGCGCCGCTGTACAAGAAGCCCGGCCGAATGCCTGGGGCGGCCTGGCCGGAGACCGGGAGTGGGCCATCGTCAATGCGGCGGGCGAGGTGACGTGGCAGGGCGCCCTGCCACGCCTGGCGCTGGTGCAGCCCGTCCTCACGCGGGCGACGCTGACCCTACATTTCCCGGGGTGCTTCCCCCTGACGGTACCGCTCGGCGCTCCCCGTGCCGGATGTTCGGTTCAGATCTGGAACGATGGGCAGAAGGTCAACGAGGTCTTCCCCGCCGAGGACGCGGGCGACGGGGCGGCGGCCTGGCTGACTGGGACGCTGGGTCAGCCCCTCCGCCTGGTCCGCCTCGGGCCGGAAGCCCAGGGGCGGGAAGGTGTTCAGCGCCTGCACGTGCTGTCCACGGGCAGCCTGCAGGCGCTCAACGGCGAACTCCAGGCCCACGGCCACCCCGAGGCTGAAGTAGAGCGGTTTCGCCCCAACCTGCTGATTGAGGCGGCGGGACCAGACACCCTGCCCTTCCTGGAGGAACGCGCCGCGACGCTGACCTGGACGGGAGGCATGCAGGTGAGGCTGGGTCAACCCTGCGTGCGCTGCGTGATGCCCAACATCGATCTGCACGACGCCCGGGTGGGCCGCGAACCGCTCGCCACGCTGGTCCGCATGAGTACGCGCCGGCATCCCGGAGAGCCCGTGCGCTTCGGCGTCTACGGGCACGCGGTGACGGGCGACCACCTGGAGGTGGGGCAGACCGGCCAGGCCGAGCGACCACCTGCGCAAGGGTCTGGAGCGTGCGTCCAATAAAAACACCCCCACCTGATGGGTGGGGAGAGCATCCGGGTGAGGGGCCGGGCCTTAGGCCTGCTGGGCCTGCGTCTGCTGGCCCTGGGCCTGCTCGGCGTCCACGGTCTTGGGAACGCTGAGCTGCCCCCCCGTGCTGGTGCGGACCTGAACGGTGCGCTTCTGGGCGGCTTCGCTGCGAGGCACCTTCAGGGTCAGGGTGCCGTGATCGAAATCGGCCTCCACCTTGGAGAGGTCGTACTTGCTGGGCACGCTGAAGGTGCGGGCAAAGGTGCCGTAGGCCCGCTCGACACGGTGGGCGGTGCGGCCCTCGGTGCGGTTGTACTTGCGCTGCGCCTGCACGCTCAGGGTGTTGTTCTCTGCCTCGATCTGGATGTCCTCCGGGCGCACGCCGGGCAGGTCGAGCGCCAGTTCCAGCCCCTGCTCGTCCTCATGCACGTCGATGGGCGGGGCGAGGCGGGCGGCCTGGCCGTTCACGGCTCCGCCGAAAGCGCGGTCCATACGCTGGGTCAGTTCTTCGATTTCACGAAAAGGATCAAACCGCATCATGGTGAAACCTCCTGAAGTGATTCGGAGCGCCGCGCGCCTCAGGAGTGCATCTTCCTTGAGTGTCGGGCGCTCAACTGCCAAAAGTCTAAAACCTGAGTGTCTTTGTGTCAAGTTTAGTGCGCTTTAAGGAAAGTGGCCCAGGGAGGAGGGCCGACTTCCCCTCCTCCACCCCCGGCAGTCTCCCTTTGCCGTTCGACCTGCCGAGGTGTACACTCCCCCAGGCGTGGAGCGAGTGGCTCCAGCTTTAATCCAACCCTCTCTCAGCGGTCCCGTGAGGCCGCACCCGCCCCGTGAGGCAGGAGAAGGAGCAAGCGATGCAGCGTAATTTTATGGGCCGTCAGCGTGCGCTGAGCGGCGTTTTTTTTATGGCAGAGGACGAAACGCAAAGGGCGGAGCGCGGCAGCACTTCAGGCCCTGTGCGCCCCCAAGTGGGCCTATGACGCCCAAGGCCACCATCCTGACCGCCGACGAAGTGCGCCGCGCCATGACGCGCATCGCGCACGAGATCGTCGAGCGCAACAAGGGCGCGCAGAACCTGGCGCTGATCGGCATTCATACGCGCGGCATTCCGCTCGCGCAGCGGCTGGCCGACAAACTGAGCGAACTCGAAGGCGTGGACGTACCCACCGGCATGCTGGACATTACCCTGTACCGCGACGACCTTTCTGAGGTGGCGCACCAACCCATCATCCGCGAGACGCACGTGCCCTTCGACCTGGCCCGCCGCCGGGTCATTCTGGTGGACGACGTGCTGTACACGGGGCGTACGGTTCGCGCCGCGCTGGACGCCCTGATTGATCTGGGCCGCCCCGAAGGCATTCAACTCGCCGTACTGGTAGACCGGGGCCACCGTGAACTGCCCATTCGTGCCGACTACGTCGGTAAAAACCTCCCTACCGCCCGCAGCGAGATGGTGAAGGTCAAGCTGGCCGAGACGGACGGCGCAGACATCGTGGAGCTGCATGACCTGGAGGTGACCCAGTGACCCCCTCCGCCTCCCGTCCCCGACACCTGCTGGACTTCACGGAATGGACGCCCGAGCGCCTCACCGCCCTGCTGGACAACGCCGAGACCATGGGTCAGGTGCTGGACCGACCAGTGAAAAAAGTCCCGGCCCTGCAGGGCCTCACCGTCTGCACCGCCTTTTTCGAGAACAGCACCCGCACCCGCGTGTCCTTTGAACTCGCCGCCCGGCGCATGAGTGCCGACGTGGTGAGCTTTGCGGCGGGCGCGAGCAGCCTGAGCAAGGGCGAATCGCTGCGCGACACGGTGGAAGTCTTGACTGCCTATAAGGTGGACGCGTACATCGTGCGGCACCCGGCGAGCGGCGCGGCGCATCTGGTGGCCCGCTACAGCGGCAAGCCCGTTATCAACGCGGGGG is a genomic window containing:
- a CDS encoding Hsp20/alpha crystallin family protein, which gives rise to MMRFDPFREIEELTQRMDRAFGGAVNGQAARLAPPIDVHEDEQGLELALDLPGVRPEDIQIEAENNTLSVQAQRKYNRTEGRTAHRVERAYGTFARTFSVPSKYDLSKVEADFDHGTLTLKVPRSEAAQKRTVQVRTSTGGQLSVPKTVDAEQAQGQQTQAQQA
- a CDS encoding MOSC domain-containing protein, whose product is MTPPPIPFSLVGLWLYPVKSLAGAAVQEARPNAWGGLAGDREWAIVNAAGEVTWQGALPRLALVQPVLTRATLTLHFPGCFPLTVPLGAPRAGCSVQIWNDGQKVNEVFPAEDAGDGAAAWLTGTLGQPLRLVRLGPEAQGREGVQRLHVLSTGSLQALNGELQAHGHPEAEVERFRPNLLIEAAGPDTLPFLEERAATLTWTGGMQVRLGQPCVRCVMPNIDLHDARVGREPLATLVRMSTRRHPGEPVRFGVYGHAVTGDHLEVGQTGQAERPPAQGSGACVQ
- a CDS encoding rhodanese-related sulfurtransferase; this translates as MSAPSPAAPYTVAALYQFRPLGNPAGLREALLNLGRRLELCGTLILAPEGINGTVAGPREAITELHAFLLEAGFDRLEYKESQSAEKPFKRLKVRLKRETVTLGVPTEPLAQVGRYVEPQGWNALLADPDVLVIDTRNRYEVKAGTFQGAVNPEIGSFREFPAWVNEHLQDSRGRKIAMFCTGGIRCEKSTSLLLGMGFADVYHLRGGILKYLEDVPVEESRWEGECFVFDGRVTVGHGLTPGGGEMCHSCGGPLTPEETRHRHFERGVSCEHCFAQTTAEQKASFRERQRLYERGTERVG
- the pyrR gene encoding bifunctional pyr operon transcriptional regulator/uracil phosphoribosyltransferase PyrR; protein product: MTPKATILTADEVRRAMTRIAHEIVERNKGAQNLALIGIHTRGIPLAQRLADKLSELEGVDVPTGMLDITLYRDDLSEVAHQPIIRETHVPFDLARRRVILVDDVLYTGRTVRAALDALIDLGRPEGIQLAVLVDRGHRELPIRADYVGKNLPTARSEMVKVKLAETDGADIVELHDLEVTQ
- a CDS encoding ABC-F family ATP-binding cassette domain-containing protein, producing the protein MPTLLAAEFVSLTFGERTVLDDVSLTVTLGERVALLGRNGAGKTTLLRVLTGELRSEEGRIWQAPGLRVAVLAQHHAHPPGLTVRELVDAAHPYRELETELLALEANLGDPDALAAWSTLHTRLQDAEAYTWPTRTARILGMLDLTRFLNREAATLSGGERTRLALALALAREPDLLILDEPTNHLDVRMREWLEGLLRAFPGGVLLTSHDRDFLDAVATRSLWLEGGRGTEYPGGYSRAAAQRELERRTQIHAAHVSAREAARLAGSVEQLDRWGRRSRALKTRTARLPVTEAPLPERQIRMRLLAGTARARLVAWGEHLSKTYGERAVLEGAAFKLRQGDRVALMGANGTGKTTLMRLLAGELYPDPGPPEPVLRVASGVTVASLDQTWHGLTPGEGLHAQFERQFGNRTNGLLGRAGFTAQDWPKTPEVLSGGERARAGLALVSALRADLLLLDEPTNHLDVEALQALEGAVHAYAGAVVIVTHDRRFAREVANRLWVIEDRTLREPQGWGSREYSDPARTLTGDPPPPPPLPTARQRLVPVETQLAEVRRELDAAPGTLTGREEARLRAQAHQLRQHLYGLYAEAYGAAQFDEEVREPPLTVRAQRLGERGGMFWPARDESCPHLAWDGETLRFSAPVPDWYGAALLGAALRVLFERWNAPKARLGEGGPVLRRRAYFERTGQVTRF